From the genome of Scytonema hofmannii PCC 7110, one region includes:
- a CDS encoding CHAT domain-containing protein — translation MKIRDIPSYRRLLTFIQRMLLGLAIALLMTGTNLRQVVASNTNSQLTYPIPSLQEESGVKDILQQENRGKELYETEQFLEVVTIWQKVFQAYQLQGDQLNQARVLSNLSLAYQKLGQWSEAKTVLNQSLELLKSWGKAPSSQSKEQLKVLAQVLNTRGSLELATGQPDAALATWQKATATYTQAENQTGVIRSLVNQSQAFRALGLHRRALSTLTQVSQILEKQPDSPIKAAGLRNLGTNLRLVGKLEQAQQLLQQSLAIAQKLQLPLDISATLIDLGNIARANQDMEAALNFYQKVVAISPSQILKLRANLNQLNTLVDIKRWDLARELSRKIEPQLANLPASRGVVYMRLNFARSLTRMSQAKVHDAPTIATIAQLVATTVEQAKSIGDKQAEIHALGRLGSLYETTQQWSIAQDLTQKALMLAQSYNTPDIAYLWQWQLGRLLKKQGDVSGAIAAYTQAVKTLQVLRNELVTVEPDVQFSFRERVEPVYRELVSLLLQPGTTEPTQEFLRQARQVIESLQLAELDNFFQEACLDAKPNPIDRFDANAAVIYPIILPDRLEVILSLPQQTLSHYAVPVEQNQLENLVEKLRQTIVIRSRDDYMALSQQLYDWLLRKSETDLGKSEVKTLVFVLDGVLRNIPMAALHDGKQFLIEKYNVALTPSLQLLPPKQLRQENLKVLSAGLTEARQGFSSLKYVEMELKEIKSEVPSLVLLNKEFTRKNLHKEIQSASFPVVHIATHGNFSSKASETFILTWDSRIQIDEFDSLLENNQQNQQQAIELLVLSACETATGDKRAALGLAGIAVRAGARSTVATLWSINDEATAEFMGKFYKQLTNTQQTKAEVLRKSQLAILKDPQYEHPIYWAPYVLIGNWL, via the coding sequence ATGAAAATTAGAGATATACCATCTTATCGTCGTCTACTCACATTCATCCAAAGGATGTTGTTAGGGCTAGCGATCGCTTTATTGATGACTGGCACAAATTTGAGGCAAGTTGTTGCTTCTAATACCAATTCTCAGTTAACCTATCCTATCCCTTCCCTACAAGAAGAAAGCGGGGTGAAGGACATATTACAACAGGAGAATCGCGGTAAGGAGTTGTATGAAACCGAGCAATTTTTAGAAGTTGTCACAATCTGGCAAAAAGTTTTCCAAGCTTATCAACTACAAGGAGATCAACTCAATCAAGCTAGAGTTTTAAGCAATCTCTCATTAGCTTACCAAAAATTGGGGCAATGGTCTGAAGCAAAAACCGTACTTAATCAAAGTTTGGAATTGCTAAAAAGTTGGGGGAAAGCACCAAGTTCTCAATCTAAAGAACAATTAAAAGTTTTAGCTCAAGTACTGAATACGCGAGGAAGTTTGGAATTAGCGACTGGACAACCTGATGCGGCGCTTGCAACCTGGCAAAAAGCAACTGCAACTTATACTCAAGCAGAAAATCAAACAGGAGTTATCCGCAGTCTTGTCAACCAATCTCAAGCTTTCAGAGCTTTAGGGCTACATCGTCGAGCCTTATCTACTCTGACACAAGTCAGCCAAATTCTAGAAAAACAGCCTGACTCCCCAATTAAAGCCGCCGGATTGCGTAACTTAGGCACTAACCTGCGTTTAGTAGGCAAATTAGAACAAGCACAGCAATTGTTGCAACAAAGTCTGGCGATCGCGCAAAAATTACAATTACCATTAGATATAAGTGCTACTTTGATTGATCTAGGGAACATAGCCCGTGCAAATCAAGATATGGAAGCGGCTTTAAATTTTTATCAAAAAGTTGTAGCTATTTCTCCTTCACAAATCCTCAAACTTAGAGCCAATCTCAATCAACTCAACACCTTAGTTGATATAAAACGATGGGATTTGGCGCGGGAATTAAGCCGGAAAATTGAACCTCAACTTGCCAATCTTCCTGCAAGTCGGGGGGTTGTTTATATGCGACTTAACTTTGCTCGGAGTTTAACTCGTATGTCCCAGGCAAAAGTTCACGATGCACCAACTATAGCAACTATTGCCCAACTGGTTGCAACGACTGTGGAACAAGCAAAAAGCATAGGAGACAAGCAAGCAGAAATTCATGCATTGGGGAGACTTGGTAGCTTGTACGAAACAACTCAGCAATGGTCTATTGCCCAAGATTTAACCCAGAAAGCTTTAATGCTTGCTCAATCTTATAATACACCAGATATTGCTTATCTTTGGCAATGGCAGCTTGGACGCCTTTTAAAAAAACAGGGGGATGTATCTGGAGCGATCGCAGCTTATACTCAAGCGGTAAAAACTCTGCAAGTCTTACGCAACGAACTAGTTACTGTTGAACCAGACGTGCAATTTTCTTTTCGGGAAAGAGTAGAACCAGTTTATCGAGAATTGGTTAGCCTGCTTTTACAACCAGGTACAACAGAGCCAACCCAAGAATTTCTACGTCAAGCCCGTCAAGTTATTGAGTCTTTACAATTAGCGGAATTAGATAACTTTTTTCAAGAAGCATGCTTAGATGCAAAACCCAATCCTATCGATCGCTTTGATGCTAATGCTGCTGTTATTTATCCCATCATTTTGCCAGATCGGTTAGAAGTTATTCTCAGTTTACCACAACAAACCCTGAGTCATTATGCAGTTCCAGTCGAGCAAAATCAGTTAGAAAATCTTGTAGAAAAGCTCCGTCAAACTATAGTCATTCGTTCTAGAGATGACTATATGGCATTGTCACAACAACTTTATGATTGGTTGCTCCGCAAGAGCGAAACTGACTTAGGCAAAAGTGAAGTTAAGACATTAGTTTTTGTGCTAGATGGTGTCTTGCGAAATATTCCTATGGCAGCATTACATGATGGCAAGCAATTTTTAATAGAAAAGTATAACGTTGCACTTACACCTAGTTTGCAGTTATTACCTCCCAAACAATTGCGCCAGGAAAACTTGAAAGTCCTAAGTGCTGGGCTAACTGAAGCAAGGCAAGGCTTTTCCTCTCTTAAATATGTAGAAATGGAATTGAAGGAAATTAAATCTGAAGTCCCTAGTTTAGTTCTTTTGAATAAAGAATTTACCAGGAAAAATCTCCACAAGGAAATTCAATCAGCTTCTTTTCCAGTTGTTCACATTGCTACTCACGGGAACTTTAGCTCTAAAGCATCAGAGACTTTTATCTTAACTTGGGATAGTCGGATTCAGATTGATGAATTCGATAGTTTACTCGAGAACAATCAACAAAATCAGCAACAAGCTATTGAACTTTTAGTTCTCAGTGCTTGTGAAACTGCAACAGGAGATAAACGTGCGGCGTTGGGATTAGCAGGAATTGCTGTTAGGGCAGGTGCTCGCAGTACTGTGGCAACATTATGGTCTATTAATGATGAGGCAACTGCTGAATTCATGGGGAAATTTTACAAGCAGTTAACTAATACCCAACAAACGAAAGCAGAAGTTTTACGTAAATCTCAATTGGCTATTTTAAAAGACCCTCAATACGAACACCCCATTTACTGGGCTCCTTATGTTTTGATTGGAAATTGGTTGTAA